GAACAATTTAGTATATCTTTATACTTAATCGCGCTTACCTACCTTTTCGGTTCGGAAATAAAATAAAAAAGGAGTTATGCATATATGAAAAAATTATTATTTCTTGGTGGCTCTATTCAACAAACTCCCGCTTTAAAATATGCAAAAAAAAGGGGATATTATTGTATATTATGCGATTTTTTAAGTGATAATCCAGGAAGAGATTACGCTGATGAATATCATTTAGTCAGTACTACAGATCAAGAAGAAGTTTTAAGAATAGCTAAACAAACTAAAATTGATGGAATTATTGCTTTTGCCTCTGATCCAGCTGCGCCTACAGCAGCTTATGTTGGAAATGAGTTAAACTTACCTTCTAATCCTTATGAATCAGTACGAATATTAACAAAAAAAGATTTATTCAGAAAATTCCTGAAAAAACATGGATTTAATTGCCCGAAAGCTGAGAGTTTTTATTATAAGGAAGAGGCAATAAGAGAACTAGAAAAATTAGAATTTGAATATCCTCTAATGGTTAAGCCAATAGATTCTTCCGGTAGTAAAGGAGTAAATAGAATAAATTCAATCAATGAATTAGATGAAGCTTTTGAATTAGCTCTTGTTAATTCAAAAGAGAAAATTGTAATCATTGAGGAATTTATTGAAATGGGTCATAAACATATGATTGGCGGTGACGGGTTTGTAATTAATGGAGAATTAAAATTTAATGGGTTTTTGAACTGTCATAGAAGTAAAAATCTTAGCCCATATGTACCTATAGGGAAAAGTTATCCATTGTTTTTAGATAATGAGAAAATCAATCTTGCCAAAAAAGAAATTGAAAAAGTACTTAGAATATTAGGAATCACTATGGGTGCACTAAATTTGGAACTCATGTTTGATAAACGAGGTAGATTATATATCATTGAAATTGGCCCTAGAAATGGTGGGAATATGATACCGGATTTATTAGAAATGATTACTGGTGTTAACTTAATTGCTGCAACAGTTGAAGCCGCTTTAGGTAATGAAATTAAAATTATAGATGATATGCCTAATGAAAGTTATTACTCTATATATGTGATACATTCTGCAGAAAAAGGAAATTTAGTTAAGCTTGATTTAAAACAAGAAATTCAAAAAAATATAGTGAAGAACATAATATATAAAGAAATAGGATCAAAAGTTGACATATTTGATGGAGCAAATAAAGCATTAGGAATAATTTTTTTGAAATTTGATAATTTAGAAGAATTGCAAGATAAAATGGATAATATGAATAATTTCGTAGAAGTGGAGGTGTTATAGTAATGAAAGAAGTTGGAGGTTATTTTGAACTTGATAAATTTGTAGAGAATGAATTTCACAAAGACTTGATTGCAGTGAATAATGGACGAAATGCTTTATTATACCTTATGAAAGTAAACAATATAAATAAGATTCACATACCTTATTATCTTTGTGATTCAGTAAGCGATATGTTGAAAAGATATGGTTATAATTTTGAATACTATTTTATAGATTCTAATTTCAAACCTATTTTCAGTAAAGAACTAAATGATGATGAATATTTGTATGTTGTTAATTATTTTGGACAATTATCAGATGAGTATATTGTCTCACTTAAACATAAGTTCAACAAAATAATTATGGATAATACTCATGCTTTTTTTCAAAAACCGATTAAAGGAGTAAATACACTTTATTCTTGCAGGAAGTTTTTTGGAGTCCCGGATGGTGCCTATCTATCGACAGAAATTCTATTGCATGAAAAGCTTGAAAAAGATGTCTCGAAAGATCGTATGACCCATATTCTGGGGAGATATGAAGGGTCTGCTAAAGAATACTACAGTTTTTTTAAAGAAAATGATGCTTCTTTCAAGTATGAAGCATTAAAGTATATGTCAAGACTAACCCGGAATATTCTTGGTGCAATTGACTATAATAAAGTTCAACATACAAGAGATACAAATTTTGAATTTCTTAAAAACTCTCTGAGTGACCAAAATAAAATTAAATTAAATGAACCATTTGGTGCTTTTTGTTATCCTTTGTATTTGGATAATGGTCTTGAAGTTAGAGCTGAACTTGCAAACAAGAATATATATATTCCGACTCTATGGCCTAATGTAATGGAAGATATTTTTGATGATGCTATTGAGTATGAATTTGCTTCAAACATTTTGCCACTTCCTTGTGATCAAAGATATGATGAAAATGACATGGAATACTTGATAAAGGAGGTATTTAAATGTATGAGTTGAGAGAACTCCAAAAAGAGGACATATTAGCAATAAATAATTGGCGTAAAAACATTGAATTGATAGAATGTTTGGGAGCCCCTTTCCGATACATAAATTTAGATGTTGAATATAAGTGGTACGAGAACTATTTGAATAACCGTCAAAGTAATATCAGATGTGCTGTTGTAGAATCAAATAAAAAAGAGATCATCAAAGGGCTAGTTAGTTTAACGAATATTAATTTCATTAATCAATCTGCTGTTTTCCATATAATGATTGGTGATGATGAGAATAGAGGTAAGGGTATTGGTTATTTTGCAACTACAGAGTTATTAAACCATGCTTTTAATGACATTAATTTAAATCGTATTGAATTAACAGTATTAGAAACAAATACAAGAGCAATTCGGTTATATGAAAGAGTGGGGTTTAAAATTGAAGGGACAAAAAGAAATTCAGTTTATAAAAACGGTGAATTTGTAAATATGATTTTAATGGGGATACTAAAAGAAGAATATTTGAAATAGTTCACCTTAGAAACATCATATTTTATATAGTGAATTTTTATTAGTTAATGATATAGTCTCTTAATATCAATATTAAAGTCTATTTCTAATCTTTAAGGTAGTGTCAATAAGTTTGTGTAAAGTATTTAGGGTATCACTCTGTTAAGGGGTGTGGGTTCAGTAAGAGGCTGGGACAAAACCCAGTAAATAAAGAGGCCCACACCAAACGGTGTGGGTTTTCTGTATAGAAGGGTTGATTGTGCAAAAATACAATCGCTTGCCGCGGGCAAGGCTTCTGCTCCTGTGCAGTGCTCGTCGCATGAAGATCTCAGCTAACCGTCGGAAAACCACCGCCGGTGGATCTTCAGCTCTTGCTTTTCCCGCAGGCGTCTCATGTATTTTTGACAATCAACTGCATTGAAAGACCGTCAGGTCTTGATTTTTACATAAAAAAGGATACCTTCGGATTAAGTTAGAACGACCAAGTCATAACAAAACCGGAGGTATCCTTATGTTTATCGATTATAACATGAATCAGCTCGTTTTGCCGATGGATTTATCGCTCAATTACAAAAAAATGATGTCGCTTTTGCAGTGAATGACCTGGTTGAATCGATACCTGAAGAAGCTTTTGAAGCTTTTTATAAAAGTCAGGGTCGCCCTTCTTATCATCCGAAAATGATGATGAAGGTGATTCTGTGTGCGTATACTCAATCCACTTGTTCTGGACGGGAAATTGAAGCCTTATTGCAGGACAGTATTCGAATGATGTGGCTGGCTGTAACCGTCAAGTTAAACTAAACAATTTCTCAAAAATAAGATTCAACACATTTCCACAATTAAGATTAAACAGTTTCTGAATCAAAAATCGTTTTTCGATATTTCATTCTGATGCTATCAGCCTCATTATCAAATCTTAGGATCTCACTCTTATGAAGCAGTCTGTCCAGAATGGCAGTCGTTAATGTCGGATCTCCGAGAAATTTGCCCCATTCACCAGGGCCCTTATTCGATGTCAGGATAAAGGCTGTTTTGTCATACATATCATAGATAAACTGAAAAAATAGCGCTCCCTCCTTCGGTTCAAAAGTCATATACATCACATCGTCAATGATAATCAGGTCCGAAGTGATTATTCGCTTATAACGAGTCGCTGATTTCTTGATGTGATCTTTTGTTTTAAGAATATACATAAGTTGCGGCATTGATGTGAATGAAACCTGCAACCCCTTCGACACTGCGTGGATCCCTAAAGCTACGGACAGATGGGTCTTCCCGGCCCCGGAGGGGCCCATCAAAATCAAGGTGAAGTTGTCATCAACCCAGTGTAATTCTTGAAGGATACTCAGTTCCTTTTTGCCAATGGCATTTTGTTCTTCTAATGCATACGTTTCGAACGTCAACTCTTCAGGGAATTCTGCCCATTTCATGAGCTTTTCAATATTCTTTTTTTCTCTGCATCGAAGTTCATGCTCGAAGACTTCACTGATCAGTTCATGATACGTCCAGGATTTATTCTCTGCCTCACGTAAGAGGTCAGGGAGGGCTTTAGCCGTCTCTGCGAGACGCAGAGATCGGCACTTGTCCTGAAGGTCCTTATAGACATCCATCAGGTCAACCACCTCCTGATAATACGTGGAGATAAGCATCAGGTGACCGTTCAGGCGCTTGTAAACCAGCATACTTTTCATTGCTTTTTGCACGGTTTTTGTTTCCTATGTCATTGCGATCCTGTTCAATGGATATGGACATCGCCACGTCACGATAATCGTTGGCACTGGTTAATTTAAGATCATACACTTTCCTCAGTGCATCCTCGGCTATAGTGGGATGCTCGATCATGACGCGTTTCATCACTTTTAATTGATCGATTATATACCTCGAATATCTGGCCTCAAGCTTGTTTATAAACCAGGTGACCGCCTCCTTATCCGAAAAGAAATCTTCGATTTCACGAATGAGTCCGTCACGTTTTGATCGGTTCTTTATACGATGATCAGGATCGATAACCATGTGGCCCCGTCCTGATGGAATCACGTGTTGACCGATCACTTGCCCGTTCGGCTTCAAACGGATTTGGAGATGATCACCCTCTGTAAAGACATGCTGTTTTTGTCAAAATAAAAGTGCATCCTGATCATAAACTATCTCCTTTGGCATACCTTCGAAATATTGAAATGAACGTTCATGTGCGTGTACCACATCCTCGGTTCGGAATGGTCTGTCCAAACATTCAATATACTTATACCTCGAACAAGACAGGATAAATGCAATGAAAAAGATGCGCTGACGCTTACCATCCTGATCGTTAACGACCGTTTGTCCGAAATCAACTTGTCCCTGTTGGCCCATTGGCAATTCTTCCACCGATCCATAGGGGCGCTCATGCTTCACTTTCGGAATGCTGTATCGATCCCGAAGATCATTCACATAATTCCTTACTGTATTTTCACTCGCATCTCCTCCATCCATACCTGCTTTCTCCTGAAGCCAGTCATAAATCTGCGCTGCGGATAAATCCGGATGTTCATTCAACCACATCACCACTTGATCCTGATACGGATCGAGCTTCTTTCGTCTCTCGTGTAACGATGACAGAAACGCTTCAAATTCATCTGGGTCCATTTTTAAGTAATCGATCACCCTGTTTCTTGAGATTTGTAATTTTGCCGCAATGGCACTTTTGGAGAATCCATCTCTGTATAATCGATGAATATCCACATAAACCATAAAACGATCCACTCCTCATTCCCCCACTTCTGTATGTACTCACTTGAGTATATACAAAATAAAGCGGGCATTTGAAAATAAAATTCCGGCAGTTCGTAAGAACTGTTGAATCTTATTTGGGGAAAACCGTTTAGTCTAATTTATCATTTACACTGGCACAAGGACACGCGCCGACCTACCGGACGATCAATCTACAGCAATCTACAATGTAAAAGAAAAAGTTTATACTCGAGATTTATATGCGAGAGATTAATTGATTTATACAAATAAGCCTGAGAAGTGAAAACTCACTTTTCAGGCTTATTTTGAATGTTGAACAATTTATGTTTCGTAACTTCAAAAAAATCAATCTGAGGACGCAGTTGAAGAATCTGATTTATTCAGACGAAGATGATCTTTCAATCGATTCGAAACACGCTGTCTTTCCTCTTCTGGAACCTCATAATACCAAATACCATTAATTGTTGTACCTGATCCTTCAATTTCCAATGTTTCCGAGTTATGCCGCGATGAGTGGTAATGGTTCATGAGTTTCGTCATACTGTCAAAGTCCAGATTGGTATTGACATTACTGCCAAGACCGTCAAGTATATCTCCAACACGTGTGATGGAACTGAAGCTGGCACCTTCACTGATAATCGCATTCACGACCTGCTGTTGCCGGATATTTCGTCCCATGTCTCCCTGAGGATCACCGCTTCGCATTCGTGTGTATTCGAGGGCTCGGTCACCGTCGAGGCTGACTTCACCTTCAGGGAATGTGTATCCTCCCTGGGAGAAAGAGAAGCTGTTTTCGACATCAACACCACCTACGGCATCGACCATTTCCGTAAAACCGTCCATGTTGACACGGACGACATAGTCGATGGGGATA
This Salisediminibacterium beveridgei DNA region includes the following protein-coding sequences:
- a CDS encoding ATP-grasp domain-containing protein — encoded protein: MKKLLFLGGSIQQTPALKYAKKRGYYCILCDFLSDNPGRDYADEYHLVSTTDQEEVLRIAKQTKIDGIIAFASDPAAPTAAYVGNELNLPSNPYESVRILTKKDLFRKFLKKHGFNCPKAESFYYKEEAIRELEKLEFEYPLMVKPIDSSGSKGVNRINSINELDEAFELALVNSKEKIVIIEEFIEMGHKHMIGGDGFVINGELKFNGFLNCHRSKNLSPYVPIGKSYPLFLDNEKINLAKKEIEKVLRILGITMGALNLELMFDKRGRLYIIEIGPRNGGNMIPDLLEMITGVNLIAATVEAALGNEIKIIDDMPNESYYSIYVIHSAEKGNLVKLDLKQEIQKNIVKNIIYKEIGSKVDIFDGANKALGIIFLKFDNLEELQDKMDNMNNFVEVEVL
- a CDS encoding GNAT family N-acetyltransferase; translation: MYELRELQKEDILAINNWRKNIELIECLGAPFRYINLDVEYKWYENYLNNRQSNIRCAVVESNKKEIIKGLVSLTNINFINQSAVFHIMIGDDENRGKGIGYFATTELLNHAFNDINLNRIELTVLETNTRAIRLYERVGFKIEGTKRNSVYKNGEFVNMILMGILKEEYLK
- the istB gene encoding IS21-like element helper ATPase IstB; the protein is MDVYKDLQDKCRSLRLAETAKALPDLLREAENKSWTYHELISEVFEHELRCREKKNIEKLMKWAEFPEELTFETYALEEQNAIGKKELSILQELHWVDDNFTLILMGPSGAGKTHLSVALGIHAVSKGLQVSFTSMPQLMYILKTKDHIKKSATRYKRIITSDLIIIDDVMYMTFEPKEGALFFQFIYDMYDKTAFILTSNKGPGEWGKFLGDPTLTTAILDRLLHKSEILRFDNEADSIRMKYRKTIFDSETV
- a CDS encoding DDE-type integrase/transposase/recombinase, translated to MDRFMVYVDIHRLYRDGFSKSAIAAKLQISRNRVIDYLKMDPDEFEAFLSSLHERRKKLDPYQDQVVMWLNEHPDLSAAQIYDWLQEKAGMDGGDASENTVRNYVNDLRDRYSIPKVKHERPYGSVEELPMGQQGQVDFGQTVVNDQDGKRQRIFFIAFILSCSRYKYIECLDRPFRTEDVVHAHERSFQYFEGMPKEIVYDQDALLF
- a CDS encoding LCP family glycopolymer transferase, which gives rise to MTNFRQDKRNKGWKSWGNTRKFFTLTGGIFIILLLIGGGYVYNLYKSVESTVDSNMYEELDRNQSDKRAAPVNLNEKEPVSFLLLGIDAEEGQHGRSDTIIVVTADPNDDSMKMLSIPRDTRTEIIGRGNQDKINHAFAFGGSNMAMDTVENFLDIPIDYVVRVNMDGFTEMVDAVGGVDVENSFSFSQGGYTFPEGEVSLDGDRALEYTRMRSGDPQGDMGRNIRQQQVVNAIISEGASFSSITRVGDILDGLGSNVNTNLDFDSMTKLMNHYHSSRHNSETLEIEGSGTTINGIWYYEVPEEERQRVSNRLKDHLRLNKSDSSTASSD